The proteins below are encoded in one region of Candidatus Krumholzibacteriia bacterium:
- a CDS encoding alpha-amylase family glycosyl hydrolase: MSGAVARFSAFLCLLTAVVVPTAAHAVSIDFRVRMSHQIELGNFDPTTEFVDLAGPFNGWGTEELIVLSDADGDSIHEVTVDGFTPGETIEFKFRLNGEWDGREEFPGGGPNRRYTVRSSDDEILVWYGDRAPDAGVGELSWWNDTVFYEIFVRSFHDSDGDGIGDFQGLTDKLDYLNDGDPSTDDDLGVTGIWLMPIHESPTYHGYDTIDYRSINPDYGTLDDFRTFLDAAHARGIRVIIDYVMNHASTQHPWFVAARQGNPTYRDHFVWSPTDPGQTGPWGQPVWHRDASGYYYYGLFWSGMPDLNYDEPAVRTAMFDTAAWWLDTIGIDGFRLDAVLYIDENDGQLQNTPETFDFWRDFNLHVKSVDPEAMSVGEAWTNSSTVRQYVIEDRLDFCFEFELASAMLGAVNSGDAQGLAYKADQVYGLYPYLQYATFLTNHDQDRVMNVVGEDVDRMKVAAGIYLTQPGVPFLYYGEEVGMLGTKPDPEIRRPMQWTGGPNAGFTTGVPWNEIGPNAADFNVADLRQAPNSLWSWYRDLVGVRNATPALRRGEYLPLATGDPAVLAYLRRYEAQTVLCVINVGDTARSGVTLDGTSDRWAAGDVALRDLLGTGPDVDTVIDASFDLAGLDLDAHDVRIYEVTRATGVDEPTGDPETGFHLRPLRPNPFDGSTTIRYTLSETTQVRLAVYDLAGREVARLHEGSVVAGTHTVHWSGRDDRRRRLGSGVYFVRLQADGRSRVQKAILSR, translated from the coding sequence GTGTCCGGAGCCGTGGCTCGTTTCTCGGCGTTCCTCTGCCTGCTCACCGCCGTCGTCGTGCCCACGGCGGCGCACGCGGTGTCGATCGACTTCCGCGTGCGCATGTCCCACCAGATCGAACTCGGGAACTTCGATCCCACCACCGAGTTCGTCGATCTCGCCGGACCCTTCAACGGCTGGGGTACCGAAGAGCTGATCGTCCTGTCGGACGCCGACGGAGACTCGATCCACGAGGTCACCGTCGACGGCTTCACCCCGGGCGAGACCATCGAGTTCAAGTTCCGCCTGAACGGCGAGTGGGACGGCCGCGAGGAGTTCCCGGGCGGCGGACCCAACCGTCGCTACACGGTCCGGTCGAGCGACGACGAGATCCTCGTGTGGTACGGCGACCGCGCGCCCGACGCCGGCGTGGGCGAGCTGTCGTGGTGGAACGACACGGTCTTCTACGAGATCTTCGTGCGCAGCTTCCACGACAGCGACGGCGACGGCATCGGAGACTTCCAGGGCCTGACCGACAAGCTCGACTACCTGAACGACGGCGACCCGAGCACCGACGACGACCTGGGCGTGACGGGGATCTGGCTGATGCCGATCCACGAGTCGCCGACCTATCACGGCTACGACACGATCGACTACCGCTCGATCAACCCGGACTACGGCACGCTCGACGACTTCCGCACCTTCCTCGACGCCGCCCACGCCCGCGGGATCCGCGTGATCATCGACTACGTCATGAACCACGCGTCGACACAGCACCCGTGGTTCGTCGCCGCACGGCAGGGGAACCCGACCTACCGCGACCATTTCGTGTGGTCGCCGACGGATCCCGGCCAGACCGGACCGTGGGGTCAGCCGGTGTGGCATCGCGATGCCTCGGGGTACTACTACTACGGGCTGTTCTGGAGCGGCATGCCCGACCTCAACTACGACGAGCCGGCGGTGCGCACCGCGATGTTCGACACGGCCGCGTGGTGGCTCGACACGATCGGCATCGACGGCTTCCGGCTCGACGCGGTCCTGTACATCGACGAGAACGACGGGCAGCTGCAGAACACGCCGGAGACCTTCGACTTCTGGCGCGACTTCAACCTGCACGTGAAGTCGGTGGATCCCGAGGCGATGTCCGTGGGCGAGGCCTGGACCAACTCCTCCACCGTACGCCAGTACGTGATCGAGGACCGCCTGGACTTCTGCTTCGAGTTCGAGCTGGCCAGCGCCATGCTCGGAGCGGTGAACAGCGGCGACGCGCAGGGCCTGGCCTACAAGGCGGACCAGGTCTACGGACTCTACCCCTACCTGCAGTACGCCACCTTCCTCACCAACCACGACCAGGACCGTGTGATGAACGTGGTCGGCGAGGACGTCGACCGCATGAAGGTGGCCGCGGGCATCTACCTCACGCAGCCCGGGGTGCCCTTCCTCTACTACGGCGAGGAAGTGGGCATGCTCGGCACCAAGCCCGATCCCGAGATCCGGCGTCCGATGCAGTGGACCGGCGGTCCGAACGCCGGCTTCACCACCGGCGTTCCTTGGAACGAGATCGGCCCGAACGCCGCGGACTTCAACGTCGCCGACCTGCGGCAGGCCCCGAATTCGCTGTGGAGCTGGTACCGCGACCTCGTGGGCGTGCGCAACGCCACGCCGGCCCTGCGGCGTGGAGAGTACCTGCCGCTCGCCACGGGGGATCCGGCGGTGCTGGCCTACCTGCGCCGCTACGAGGCGCAGACGGTGCTCTGCGTGATCAACGTGGGCGACACCGCACGCAGTGGAGTCACGCTGGACGGCACCAGCGACCGGTGGGCGGCCGGAGACGTGGCCCTGCGCGATCTCCTGGGCACCGGTCCGGACGTCGACACGGTCATCGACGCGTCCTTCGACCTGGCCGGCCTCGACCTCGACGCCCACGACGTGCGGATCTACGAGGTCACGCGAGCCACGGGTGTGGACGAGCCGACCGGCGATCCCGAGACGGGCTTCCACCTGCGGCCCCTGCGCCCCAATCCCTTCGACGGCTCGACGACGATCCGCTACACGCTGAGCGAGACGACGCAGGTGCGGTTGGCCGTGTACGACCTCGCCGGGCGCGAGGTCGCCCGCCTGCACGAAGGATCGGTCGTGGCCGGAACCCACACGGTGCACTGGTCCGGCCGCGACGACCGCCGACGTCGTCTGGGCAGTGGCGTGTACTTCGTGCGGCTGCAGGCCGACGGCCGCAGTCGGGTCCAGAAGGCGATCCTGAGCCGCTGA
- a CDS encoding HPF/RaiA family ribosome-associated protein, with protein MQVPLELTFRGVKKTEALDDLVRDKVEKLHRVCDYLTSCRVAVERPQGNPSTGSSYRVRVAVQVPRGHELVAVREPSQGTVNDTLETVIHRTFDAMRSQLEQLVAKQRRDVKAHPSQDMVGIVDQLFPDEDHGFLKTPEGESVYFHRNAVVNEDLEDLVVGTGVRYVEEMGEQGPQASTVQVVARVGGPGREELREDAGEQ; from the coding sequence GTGCAGGTCCCACTCGAACTGACCTTCCGCGGCGTGAAGAAGACCGAGGCCCTCGACGACCTCGTACGCGACAAGGTCGAGAAGCTGCACCGCGTGTGCGACTACCTCACCAGTTGCCGCGTCGCGGTGGAACGGCCGCAGGGCAACCCGTCGACCGGGAGTTCCTACCGCGTGCGGGTGGCGGTGCAGGTTCCCCGCGGCCACGAACTGGTCGCCGTCCGCGAGCCGAGCCAGGGCACGGTGAACGACACCCTCGAGACGGTGATACATCGCACCTTCGACGCCATGCGAAGCCAGTTGGAGCAACTCGTGGCGAAGCAGCGCCGCGACGTGAAGGCGCACCCCTCGCAGGACATGGTCGGCATCGTCGACCAGTTGTTCCCCGACGAGGATCACGGCTTCCTCAAGACGCCGGAAGGCGAAAGCGTCTACTTCCATCGCAACGCGGTCGTGAACGAGGACCTCGAGGATCTCGTGGTGGGAACCGGCGTGCGCTACGTCGAGGAGATGGGCGAGCAGGGACCCCAGGCGAGCACCGTGCAGGTGGTCGCCCGTGTCGGTGGCCCCGGTCGCGAGGAACTCCGGGAGGATGCCGGGGAGCAGTGA
- a CDS encoding FlgD immunoglobulin-like domain containing protein: MAHRALTASLTIVWILGAVVPATAAAVVYSTDFEDCTVGDLTGHPGAADQDWWYRSLSGDATAQILGSGGDPGRCLELYAPITSASGVQTYGYREFDEWVDLTQVAIVRLSFDVFCRSSAVTTQNRYRADVEAVGGPHPGFLIGGVRLVSGHQAPRDVTGLDVQIFHSPVGSGGLPVPLTVGQDLAWDTWHRVELVIDHAGDEYVSITVNGETQDIAGYRPPRSWYEGEYLRGQRLEKIQGVIYAGEWGDPVQETDDWVRYDDLDVQVEYSEAPRLLSVTDVGNDQGRQVRLEWLRSEYDGPTAPTILSYDVYRREDSGAKLAGWDYVASVPAAGDDFYQCVVPTLGDSTSAGIWWSSFLLRAMTDDPLVYFQSAPDSGYSVDDLVPEPTSGFAVSYTTDGVGLSWAPSTAPDFLVFRLYRTRAAKAQELVCETTATSWYDDTGTWGDTYRLAVVDDAGNECEAAAPTTTTDAPVPLRSLVLHAPVPNPFNPATELSFELPVDGTPVRLDVYDTAGRRVRTLVDDVLDHGRHEVVWRGVDDAGRAAASGTYHARLSTPDATRVVKLTLVR; this comes from the coding sequence ATGGCTCATCGCGCCCTGACCGCATCGCTGACGATCGTCTGGATCCTCGGTGCGGTCGTTCCGGCGACGGCGGCGGCCGTCGTCTATTCCACCGATTTCGAGGACTGCACCGTCGGGGATCTCACTGGCCACCCCGGCGCGGCCGATCAGGACTGGTGGTACCGGTCGCTGAGCGGCGATGCGACCGCCCAGATCCTCGGCAGTGGCGGTGACCCCGGCCGTTGCCTCGAACTCTACGCTCCGATCACGAGCGCCTCCGGCGTGCAGACCTACGGCTACCGCGAATTCGACGAGTGGGTGGACCTGACGCAGGTGGCGATCGTGCGATTGTCCTTCGACGTCTTCTGCCGCTCGAGCGCCGTCACGACCCAGAACCGCTACCGCGCCGACGTCGAAGCCGTCGGCGGACCGCACCCGGGCTTTCTCATCGGTGGCGTCCGTTTGGTGTCGGGCCATCAGGCCCCCCGCGACGTCACCGGCCTCGACGTCCAGATCTTCCATTCGCCCGTGGGCTCGGGGGGACTTCCGGTTCCCCTGACCGTCGGCCAGGACCTGGCCTGGGACACGTGGCACCGCGTGGAACTGGTGATCGACCACGCCGGTGACGAGTACGTGTCGATCACCGTGAACGGCGAGACCCAGGACATCGCGGGATACCGGCCGCCGCGCTCCTGGTACGAAGGGGAGTACCTGCGCGGCCAACGCCTGGAGAAGATCCAGGGGGTGATCTACGCGGGCGAGTGGGGGGATCCGGTCCAGGAGACGGACGACTGGGTCCGCTACGACGACCTCGACGTCCAGGTCGAGTACTCCGAGGCTCCGCGCCTGCTGTCGGTGACCGACGTCGGCAACGACCAGGGCCGTCAGGTACGCCTGGAGTGGCTGCGTTCGGAGTACGACGGTCCGACCGCGCCCACGATCCTCTCCTACGACGTCTACCGTCGCGAGGACAGCGGGGCCAAGCTCGCCGGCTGGGACTACGTGGCCAGCGTTCCCGCCGCCGGCGACGACTTCTATCAGTGCGTCGTGCCCACGCTGGGTGATTCCACGTCGGCCGGCATCTGGTGGTCGAGCTTCCTGCTGCGGGCGATGACCGACGACCCGCTGGTGTACTTCCAGTCCGCACCGGACAGCGGCTACTCGGTCGACGATCTCGTTCCCGAACCGACTTCGGGCTTCGCCGTGTCGTACACGACCGACGGCGTGGGCCTGAGCTGGGCACCGAGCACGGCTCCGGACTTCCTGGTGTTCCGCCTGTACCGGACGCGCGCGGCGAAGGCACAGGAGCTGGTGTGCGAGACGACGGCGACGTCGTGGTACGACGACACGGGTACGTGGGGGGACACCTACCGACTGGCGGTGGTGGACGACGCGGGCAACGAGTGCGAGGCGGCGGCGCCGACCACGACGACCGACGCGCCGGTGCCGTTGCGTTCGTTGGTGCTGCACGCGCCGGTGCCCAATCCCTTCAACCCGGCGACCGAACTGTCGTTCGAGCTGCCGGTCGACGGCACGCCGGTCCGACTGGACGTGTACGACACCGCGGGGCGTCGAGTTCGCACGCTGGTGGACGACGTGCTCGACCACGGTCGGCACGAGGTGGTGTGGCGCGGTGTCGACGACGCCGGACGCGCAGCGGCCTCGGGCACCTACCACGCGCGGCTGAGCACGCCCGACGCCACGCGGGTGGTCAAGCTGACGCTGGTCCGCTGA
- a CDS encoding cation-transporting P-type ATPase, producing MDTTAERTAAPPWQRDVDDVLASFDVDSEQGLDARAVEERRREHGPNQLHDVEHESTLGILVRQFRSLIMLVLFAAVVLSAAFGNAIDAAAIAVAMLINAGIGFLTELRALRSMEALQELDRRFATVLREGDQNEIEAEDLVPGDVVLVEAGDVVTADIRLVEANNLQVDESALTGESVPVGKHRDAVEPETPLSERSCMLYKGTAITQGSGRGVAVATGMQTEIGGVTSLVKEAESEEDPLSQRLDALASRLVQGIVAVVVIAGGAGLLAGKELVFMIETAVALFVAAVPEGLPIVATLALARGMHRMAERHALVRRLSAVQTLGSTNVLLTDKTGTLTENLMTATDLRLDDRHVEIGGTGLSTRGEFRVDGDEIEPDDDRLREALRVGTLCTNASLGDDGEATGDPTEVALLVLGAKAGLTRDDLLAENEEVREHAFDPSIKMMATVHRAGEAHFAAVKGAPEAVLEVCSRVVTAEGSRELDDEAREWWRDENHRLASQGRRVLALARRDLDDPDTDDVYRDLDLIGLVGLLDPVRDEVRAPIETARHAGIRVVMITGDQQETAVAVARDLELLEDEREDVAGSEILGPDDADDSTRERLLDATVFHRASPEQKLDLIALHQSAGSVVGMTGDGVNDAPALEKADIGIAMGERGEPVAADAADIILEDDRLDTVAMAIEQGRIIFDNVRNFVVYMISGNIGEILMVLLAALVGAPLPLLPLQILYINAVNDIFPALALGVGPGGGHEMDGPPRAPGEPILTRRHWISLAVLGAVVGLPVLGGFAFCLTVLDMPPAEATTVSFLAVAFARLWHVFNMREADSDLWRNRVTTNRWVWGALVLCVGLLLAAAHVPVLARVLDVVPPDPSTWGLILGISLVPLLLGQVLKALRWV from the coding sequence ATGGACACCACCGCCGAGCGCACCGCCGCCCCTCCCTGGCAGAGGGACGTCGACGACGTCCTCGCGTCCTTCGACGTCGACTCCGAGCAGGGGCTCGACGCGCGTGCCGTCGAGGAACGCCGTCGGGAGCACGGCCCGAACCAGCTGCACGACGTCGAGCACGAGAGCACCCTCGGGATCCTCGTCCGTCAGTTCCGCAGCCTGATCATGCTCGTGCTGTTCGCCGCCGTCGTCCTGTCGGCCGCGTTCGGCAACGCCATCGACGCGGCGGCCATCGCCGTGGCCATGCTGATCAACGCCGGCATCGGCTTCCTCACCGAGCTGCGGGCGTTGCGTTCGATGGAAGCGCTGCAGGAACTCGACCGTCGTTTCGCCACCGTGCTGCGCGAGGGCGACCAGAACGAGATCGAGGCCGAGGACCTGGTCCCCGGCGACGTCGTGCTGGTCGAGGCCGGCGACGTGGTCACCGCCGACATCCGGCTGGTCGAGGCGAACAACCTGCAGGTCGACGAGTCCGCGCTCACCGGCGAATCGGTCCCCGTGGGCAAGCACCGCGATGCGGTCGAGCCCGAGACCCCGCTGTCCGAACGCAGCTGCATGCTCTACAAGGGCACCGCGATCACGCAGGGATCCGGGCGCGGCGTGGCCGTGGCCACCGGCATGCAGACCGAGATCGGCGGCGTGACCTCGCTGGTGAAGGAGGCCGAGAGCGAAGAGGACCCCTTGAGCCAGCGTCTGGACGCGCTGGCCTCGCGCCTGGTCCAGGGCATCGTGGCCGTGGTGGTGATCGCCGGCGGCGCCGGGCTGCTCGCCGGCAAGGAACTGGTGTTCATGATCGAGACCGCGGTCGCCCTCTTCGTGGCCGCCGTCCCCGAGGGTCTGCCGATCGTGGCCACCCTGGCCCTGGCCCGCGGCATGCATCGCATGGCCGAGCGCCACGCCCTGGTGCGCCGCCTGTCAGCCGTGCAGACGCTGGGCTCGACCAACGTGCTGCTCACCGACAAGACGGGCACGCTCACTGAGAACCTGATGACCGCCACCGACCTGCGCCTCGACGACCGCCACGTCGAGATCGGCGGAACCGGTCTGTCGACCCGCGGGGAGTTCCGCGTCGACGGCGACGAGATCGAACCCGACGACGACCGGCTGCGCGAGGCCCTGCGCGTGGGCACGCTGTGCACGAATGCCAGCCTGGGCGACGACGGCGAGGCGACGGGCGATCCGACCGAGGTCGCCCTTCTCGTCCTCGGCGCCAAGGCCGGCCTCACCCGGGACGACCTGCTCGCCGAGAACGAAGAGGTCCGCGAGCACGCCTTCGATCCGTCGATCAAGATGATGGCGACCGTCCACCGCGCCGGCGAGGCTCACTTCGCGGCCGTCAAGGGCGCCCCCGAGGCGGTGCTCGAGGTGTGCTCCCGCGTGGTGACCGCCGAGGGTTCCCGCGAACTCGACGACGAGGCGCGCGAGTGGTGGCGCGACGAGAACCACCGCCTGGCCTCGCAGGGCCGCCGCGTCCTGGCCCTGGCCCGGCGCGATCTCGACGATCCCGACACCGACGACGTGTACCGCGATCTCGATCTGATCGGACTGGTCGGACTGCTCGACCCCGTGCGCGACGAGGTGCGGGCACCGATCGAGACCGCCCGCCACGCCGGGATCCGCGTGGTGATGATCACCGGCGATCAGCAGGAGACGGCTGTCGCCGTGGCCCGCGACCTCGAGCTGCTCGAGGACGAGCGCGAGGACGTGGCCGGTAGCGAGATCCTCGGTCCCGACGACGCCGACGACTCCACCCGCGAGCGCCTGCTCGACGCCACGGTCTTCCACCGCGCCTCGCCCGAGCAGAAGCTCGACCTGATCGCCCTGCACCAGTCGGCGGGATCGGTCGTCGGCATGACCGGCGACGGCGTGAACGACGCTCCGGCCCTCGAGAAGGCCGACATCGGAATCGCCATGGGAGAGCGCGGTGAACCCGTCGCCGCCGATGCCGCCGACATCATCCTCGAGGACGACCGCCTCGACACGGTGGCCATGGCCATCGAACAGGGCCGGATCATCTTCGACAACGTCCGCAACTTCGTGGTGTACATGATCTCGGGGAACATCGGAGAGATCCTCATGGTGCTCCTGGCCGCGCTGGTCGGCGCGCCGCTGCCCCTGCTTCCCCTGCAGATCCTCTACATCAACGCGGTCAACGACATCTTCCCCGCCCTGGCCCTCGGCGTGGGCCCCGGCGGCGGCCACGAGATGGACGGCCCACCCCGCGCTCCGGGCGAGCCGATCCTCACCCGCCGGCACTGGATCTCGCTGGCGGTGCTCGGCGCCGTGGTCGGGCTCCCCGTGCTCGGCGGCTTCGCCTTCTGCCTGACCGTGCTCGACATGCCGCCCGCCGAGGCCACCACCGTCAGCTTCCTGGCCGTGGCCTTCGCGCGGCTGTGGCACGTGTTCAACATGCGCGAGGCCGACTCCGATCTCTGGCGCAACCGCGTGACCACCAACCGCTGGGTGTGGGGTGCGCTCGTGCTGTGCGTGGGGCTGCTCCTGGCCGCCGCCCACGTGCCCGTGCTGGCCCGGGTGCTCGACGTCGTCCCGCCCGACCCGTCGACCTGGGGGCTGATCCTGGGCATCAGCCTGGTGCCCCTGCTGCTCGGACAGGTCCTGAAGGCGCTGCGCTGGGTCTGA
- a CDS encoding sugar phosphate isomerase/epimerase family protein produces MSDWPVGLSTGCFYDRSIFDVLEPIYHGGFSMLEICSAEKHFDYHDRDALESLVRRLRDLDLEAYSFHAPYGRDIDITSLDDERRAYSREEILRSAEAAAQLNVRYFVIHPGPEMSEEPPAEERLHRLRNAASVLDVVSQRCAQLGIGFCLENMLPHLLFGNASDMLWILGDIRRVEVGVCLDTGHAHLARDITEIVRKFAGHLRMLHVHDNRGDYDDHLPPGEGEIDWLRLVGELRRIRFAGGLVLELSGDLDLEPDEMLARARHARWFLRDLSRRVALFGTTGQGPLQSMDIEEKA; encoded by the coding sequence ATGAGCGACTGGCCGGTGGGTCTGTCGACGGGCTGCTTCTACGACCGGAGCATCTTCGACGTCCTCGAGCCCATCTACCACGGTGGATTCTCCATGCTGGAGATCTGTTCCGCCGAGAAGCACTTCGACTACCACGACCGCGACGCGCTCGAGTCCCTGGTGCGCAGACTCCGCGACCTGGATCTGGAGGCCTACTCCTTCCACGCGCCCTACGGACGGGACATCGACATCACGTCGCTCGACGACGAGCGGCGAGCCTACTCGCGTGAGGAGATCCTGCGATCGGCCGAGGCGGCCGCGCAGCTGAACGTGCGGTACTTCGTGATCCACCCCGGGCCGGAGATGTCCGAGGAGCCCCCGGCCGAGGAACGCCTGCACCGTCTGCGGAACGCGGCCTCGGTGCTCGACGTGGTGTCGCAGCGCTGCGCGCAGCTCGGGATCGGCTTCTGTCTCGAGAACATGTTGCCGCACCTGTTGTTCGGCAACGCCAGCGACATGCTGTGGATCCTGGGCGACATCCGGCGGGTCGAGGTCGGCGTGTGCCTCGACACCGGCCACGCGCACCTCGCGCGCGACATCACCGAGATCGTGCGCAAGTTCGCCGGGCACCTCCGCATGCTGCACGTCCACGACAACCGCGGCGACTACGACGACCACCTGCCGCCGGGCGAGGGCGAGATCGACTGGTTGCGTCTGGTGGGCGAGCTGCGGAGGATCCGCTTCGCGGGCGGGCTGGTGCTCGAGCTGTCCGGCGACCTCGACCTCGAACCCGACGAGATGCTCGCGCGTGCTCGCCACGCCCGGTGGTTCCTGCGCGACCTGTCGCGTCGGGTCGCGCTCTTCGGCACGACCGGCCAGGGTCCGCTGCAGAGCATGGACATCGAGGAGAAGGCCTGA